A window from Solanum stenotomum isolate F172 chromosome 7, ASM1918654v1, whole genome shotgun sequence encodes these proteins:
- the LOC125869850 gene encoding uncharacterized protein LOC125869850 — protein sequence MEVVVPVNPNVGMATSRVKDFTRMNPSVFHGAKVEKDPQEFVDERYKVFIIMGVTLGEKEELAAYKFKCVADVWFTQWKQEMAVDVGPLDWEKFKVVFLDRLFSFEMREAKVPLKFNNDRVSNPKPQGGNVFGFSSSTCSKCGRKNNGKCPAGTDGCFGCGKSGHKIRDCPSLLANGREGGKSLPSCSRLSGPKQN from the exons ATGGAGGTTGTGGTCcctgtgaacccaaatgtgggtatggCAACTTCTAGAGTGAAggacttcactagaatgaatccttCGGTGTTTCATGGTGCCAAGGTTGAaaaagatcctcaagagttcgtAGATGAAAGGTATAAGGTGTTTATAATCATGGGAGTGACGCTAGGGGAAAAGGAAGAATTGGCTGCTTATAAATTTAAGTGTGTTGCTGATGTTTGGTTCACCCAATGGAAACAAGAGATGGCAGTTGATGtaggtcctcttgattgggaaaagtttaaggTTGTTTTCCTGGATAGGTTATTTTCctttgagatgagggaggcaaag GTTCCTCTAAAATTCAACAacgatagggtgtctaaccctaaacctcaaggaggaaatgttTTTGGATTTTCATCGTCTACTTGTTCTAAATGTGGAAGGAAGAATAACGGTAAATGCCCAGCCGGTACAGATggttgctttggttgtggtaagagtggtcatAAGATAAGGGATTGTCCATCACTTCTGGCTAATGGAAGAGAAGGTGGGAAATCACTACCTAGTTGTTCACGTTTAAGTGGTCCAAAGCAAAATTGA